The genomic segment GACCCGGTGCTCACGCAATCGGCCACCAACTGGCGGCTCACGCGCATGATGCCGGTGGACCGGAACGTGCTCCGGCTGGGCACGTACGAACTGCTCTTCGACCCGAGCCCGCAGCCGCTCGAAGTGGTGATCAACGAGGCGATCGAACTGGCCCGGCGGTTCGGGTCCGAGGACTCGCCCGCGTTCGTCAACGGCATCCTCGACCGCGTGGCGAAGGTGCGGACCGAGCCCCCCGCCGCCCCGGCGCCGAAAGCGGAGAGCCGACCGTCCTCCGAACCGGTGTCCTGACCCCGACGAACGGGTGCCGCGTGATACGGCCCGGGGAGCACCAGTCGTGTGAGTGTCGTTTTCAGCCCGAAGGGCTGAAATCCACCCCGACCTTTTCGACACAGCATTCGAAGGCCGAAGCGTTCCGGACGAGAATCCGGCACGCAGTGGTCAATTGTCGCGCGTGCCGGTGAGCAATTCTTCGGCCTTCTGGAGCGCCTCGCCGAACCGACCGACGAAGGCCACTCGTCCCTCGCGGTCGATCACAGCGGCGTTCGGAATCCCACGTATCCCGAACGCGCTAAAGGTCGCTCCGAAGCTGTCGGTCCCGTTCGCGGCCGGGCTTTGTTACAGAATCTCGTTTTGTAACGGAATCCCCGGTTCTGTAACAGAATCCCCGTTTTTCACATCGAAAATATTTGATCTTATCCCTTCCTGTCTCTGATCATCCCCAGTTTTTTTAACTGAACCCCCTGCTGCTCACAGCCCCAGATACGGAGGGCTTCGGCCAACCTCCACCCACGGAAGTTCTGGCTCAGCACCCCCCCCGCGATTGATATTCTTACGAATTTACACTTGACGATTTTGCGAAAAAAGCGCATACTCTTGTTCAGAGTGATCCGAGTCAAGCATCCGAAAGGAATTCCCAATGGTCAGCCGCGAAAGCCTCACTGAGTTGTTCTTTCGGACCTTCCCGGACGAATTCTGGAAAGACGCGCTCACGGATCTCTTGACCTGCTACAAGGAGGCGGATCGATTCATCCGGTCACGCGATCTCGCTCTCGACAAGCAATTCGCGGATTGGTTACACCCATATCCCCGGCGTGGCCTCATTCAGTCGCGACTTCTGAAGGTAGTAGGGCGATACAGTCGTCGGGGCATTAACGCAAAGGTCGAATCCGCGAAGCGCGGCGGTGGCCCGTATGTGATTTTCGAGGCCGGCCGTTTTCGGCTCACGGAATCGATGATCAACCGGGTCGAGGAACTCCCCCGTATCGCCTGTTTCCGAAAGCAAGAATCAGCGTACAACCGGAGCCTCTTTGACGAGGATGATGCGGCCGACGAGGGCAAGACGTACTATGGCGTCCTCGCTCATCTCCCGCATCATAAGAAAGACGAACCGGCGGCGGTGCGGGTGAAATTTCCGAACGATGACTACAAGGGGGCGTTCCACGTAATCGATCTGAAAGCGAAATATAAATCGGTATTTGAAGAGAAGTTGGTTCCCGAAGAAAAGATCCAAGATCCGAAGATCAAGCTACGGAAGCCGAAAAACGAGCCGAAGAATCCAGACGGAGAGACGACGTAATGAACGGGACAATCGGCTTTCAGGGCGAGCGGTTACGCGAAGCCCGCGAGGCGCGGGGACTTACCGCCGCTCAGTTCGCGGAGGATATGGATCTGACGAAGCAGATGGTGAGCTTCTACGAGCGAGGGAAGAATACACCCGCACCAGAAACTTTTAGAGCGATTTGCGAACTGCTTCGGTTTCCGGAGCAGTTTTTCCTTCGGCCACCTACCGTGCCCCCCACGGCGGCAGTTTTTTACCGGTCTCTGAAATCGGCCACGAAGCGGATGCGCGAACGTGCCGAGAGGATGTATGGTTGGTTCCGGCAACTCACCACACTCGTCAGCCGGTTTGTGGAGTTACCCGCTTTGAACCTGCCCGGCTTGAGCCTCCCGTCAGACCCTGGGCAAATTACAAACGAGATGGTTGATGAAGCGGCGACACGAGTTCGACGACATTGGGGGTTGGGTGATGGCGTAATTAGCAATGTTGTTCTTCTCTTGGAGAACCACGGCATCATTGCTACGCGCTATATGTTCGGCGCGGAGAAGCTTGATGCGTTCTCGAATTGGGATGAGACATCCGGCCGCCCATACGTTGTTCTTGGGGCCGATAAGGCGTCGCAAGTTCGTTCGCGGTTCGATGCCGCACACGAACTTGCGCACGTCATCTTCCATCGCGCTGTGCCTAAAGATTTGCTTCGGCTGAAATCCGCGTTCAACCGTATCGAGGAGCAGGCGCACCGATTCGCGCGGGCCTTCCTGTTACCCGTCGCGACATTTGGAGACGAGTACGTGTCGCCGAGTATTGATGCCCTCTTGGAACTGAAACAGAAGTGGCGCGTTTCGCTCGGAGTCCTTATCGCCCGTTCCGCAGAACTCGGAATGCTTACCGAGTCACAAACACGACGCATGTGGATCACACTAAATCAGCGCGGATGGCGCAAACGCGAACCATTCGATGACGACTGGAAGCCAGAGTCTCCGGTTCTCGTTCGGCGCTCAGTCGAACTGCTCGCGGACAGCAAGGTGTTAAGTTCGACTGCCCTCTCAAAGGCGCTTGCGTTGCGACTGGAGGACATCGAGGCAATTGTCGGGATGGCTGTCGGCACCCTCCGTGATGACAGCGCGGAACCAATCGGGGAACCGCAGCCGCACCTTCTACTTCCTAAAGATGGCTAGCCCCCCGCAGAACGATTAGGCATCTTGGGACGCAGAAGCCTTCCGTTCAAACTGTTTCGGCCGATCCCAATTCGCGCTTTTGCACTTCGGGCAAACGCGCGGTTTGTCCGTTGCCTCGCGTGGCAACCACTCGTGCCCGCAACGGCACCGGCAACCGATCAGCGGCACCATACCGAGTGGCTTGTCTTCGGGTTTCTTTGCCATGCCGACCTCGCATCAAGAATTTACTAATTGTAGCTACTACTGAGATGCACCGCAATCTACCAATAGTAGATACTATTGGTATACTCCGGTATACCGAGGGGTCGGTGATGGACTTGCGAGAACTGAAGGCTCTGGAACTCGCCGCGCGTGCGAAGATCGCGTTCGACGGTTCCGCGTGGGTCGTTCCCTCGCAGTCCGCGAACGGCGTCTACCGCGTCACCATCGGTTCCGAACCGTCGTGCGAGTGCGACGACTTCCAACTCCGCAAGCAAGCCTGCAAGCACGTCATTGCGGCCCGACTCGTTCAAGCGCGGGACGGCGGCGGTAAGGGGCCGGAAATCGTCGTTGACGAAGTGCCGAAGAAGAAGACGTACAAGCAGAATTGGCCGGTTTATGACCTTGCCCAACGGACCGAAAAGGATCGGTTTCAAGAACTGTTGTTCGATCTCTGCCGGGGCATCCAAGAGCCAGAGAGGAAGAAGGGTGCGGCGGGTCGCCCGTCAACTCCGCTGTCGGATCAGGTGTTCGCGTCCGCGTTCAAGGTGTTCAGCACCATGTCGCTTCGGCGGTTCAATGCGGACCTTCGAGACGCGCATGGGAAAGGGTATCTGACGATCCAGATGAACCCGCTGACGGTCGGCCGATATCTCGAAAACGCGGCCCTCACGCCGATCCTCGAAAACCTGATCGTGCAAAGCGCTTTGCCGCTCAAGGCAATCGAAACGGTCTTCGCCCCGGACTCGACCGGGTTCAGCACGTCCCGGTTCGTCCGGTGGTTTGACGAGAAGTACGGCACGGAGCGGTCGGGCCACGATTCCAGCGTGGTCCCGCGCCGCGTCAGTCGCAGCCGCAAGATCGCGAGCCCTTTGTCCAACCGGCGCCGGAGCGTACTCAGGCTCTGGCCGAGTTGACGGGCCGCCTCTTCCTGGGTGCGCCCCTGCAAATAACAGAGGTCCAGCGGGATTCGGAGTCGGAGGGGCAGTTTCTCCAGTTCGGCGTTCAGGACCGCCAACAGCTCTTGTGTTGCGAAATCGACCGTGACGTGCGTCGGCCGGGCGGGCGCCTTCTGCTGGCGCCTGCGCTCGGCGATCTGTTCCGAGAGCGCGCGGTGGGCCAGCCGGCGCGCGATCGTGTACAGCCAGGAACCGATCGCGTCGCGACCGCGCACCGCGTGCGGGTTGCGCGCCAGGACGAGAAAGGTGGCCTGAAACACGTCCTCGGCCAGGCCCGTATCGCCCAGGACGCGCTGGCAAGCGCCCAGCACGAGCGCGCCGTGCCGGTCGAGCAGTGCGCGGAACGCGTCGCTGTCGCGCGTGTCGGCGTACCGATCCAGTAGAGCCCGGTCCCCTTCCGGGGCGTCCGGTCGCAGGAGCCGCCGGACCCGATAGAGCAAGCTCGACGGTCGCTGAGCCATCGTGGGACCACCCGTAAGCAGGCGAAGTCTCCACTATGGTGAGCGCAGGCACGGCGAACTGTTCAGGATTTTTGAGAATTGTTCGTCGACACGGGGTGCGGCACGGCGGCCCTGGCCAGAGGCCGGGGTGAGAGGGGCCGTATCGGCATCGAGAAGGGGGAAACGGTTCGGGGCCGCGAGCAGCGGCCCCCGTTGCGGTCGATCGTTGGGTCCGTCAGCCGCAACAAGCGACTTCGCGCCGGTTACTTGGTGAACGCCCAGATCCGCGCAGTTTTGTCCGCACAGCCGGTCACGATCATGTCGCCGCCGGGGCTGAAGCCGACCCCGGTCACGGCTTTCGTGTGCCCCTCGAGCTGGGCGAGTTCCTTGCCGGACTTGGCGTCCCACACGCGCGCCGTCTTGTCCTCGCCGCCCGTGACCACCTGTTTCCCGTTCGGGTTGAAGGCCACGGCCCGCACCGGCCCCGTGTGCCCGCTCAGCGTACCGGCCGCTTTCCCCGTTTCGGCCGAGAACAGGTGAACCCCACCGCCCTTGTCGGCCACCGCGACGATTGTGCCGCCGGCCCCCACTGACAAGTGCGCCGGCTGGGCCTTCTCGTCGAGCTTCTGTTCCCAGACCGGTTCGTCGCTGTCCGCTTTCCAGCGCCGCAGCACCCCGCCGGCCACCGTCACAACGGCGCTGTCGCCCACCCCGGCGAGCAGATCGATGGGACCGGAATGCGTGTGACTCGTCCGGAGGAGCTTGTCGCGGGCGTCTTCATCGAACGGGTCCTTGACCATCATAAGGGCCGTCCCCGCGTCGTTGGTCCCCAGGTAGGTGATCCCGGCCGGGTTGACGCCGAACCACTTGACGCCGCACCCGAGGCCGAGGAAGATCCGGTTCTCCTTCGCGACCGAACACTTGTTGATGAACAGCCGCTCGCCGGTGACCAGATAGAGCAACGAGGCGTCCGGGGAGAGCTGAATCTGGTCGATGCGCCGGCTGTCGTTCTTCTCCCCATCAACGAGCCGTTCTTGTTCCTTTCCGGTCTCCGCGTCCCACAAGACGACATCGCCGTTGGGATGCCCCGTGGCGACAAAGTCCGGCCCGAACGCGACTGCGGTAACCGGGCTCTTACCGGTGAGCGTGTGTTTCGTTGACCACCCGTTGGCCGGTTTGGGGGCCCTGGCCGCGGCCGGTGCCGCCGCGCCTGCGGGCGCCGCTCGCGCGTCGTCGGTGTCGGGCGCCCGTCGCCCCGTCCCTCCGCCCGTACGAGGTGCGCCGCTCGGGCGCCCGGGCCGGTTCCGGGGCGGCGCCGAACCCGGGTCCGGGGGCCGCCATCGGCTTCGCTTCCGCCGCCAGGCGCGCGGGGCTGGCGGCCGCGAGGCCCGCCAGGAGCACCACGAGCGCCCCGGCTCCGAACCCGATCTTGTGGACGAGTAGCATCTTCGTGACCTCCAAAGCCAGTTGTGAGACGCCCGGCGTCGGACCGAGCACCGCTCGCACGACCGCGTCCGCCGGAACCGCGCTCGCCGCGGCCGACTGCGCGGCCAGTAGGGTCGCAACGGGCGGGCCCGCGAAGCCCCGGGACCGGAGCCGCTTCGCCAGCAGCCGGTGCGCGGCGGCCAGGCGGCTCGAGAGCGTCCCTTCCGGTACCCCCAGTGCCGCGGCGACGTCCCGGCGGGACCGGCCCTCGAGTTCGCACAGCACGACCGGTCCGCGGTACTTCTCGGACAACCGGGCCAGTTCCTCGTCGAGCGCCGCGAGCAGCTCGGACCGCTCCGGTTCGACGTCCGGGGGGCGGGCGCCCTCCTCCTTGGACCGGCGCTTGACGGCCATCGCTTTCGCCTTCAGTGCGGTGTGGAACGCGACCCCGTACAGGAAGTTGCCGACGCACGCGCGGTCGGTCAGGGCGTGGCCCTTTCGCACCAGCACGAGGAACGCGGCCTGGAACGCGTCGTCGGCGTCGGCGGCGCTTCCGAGCACCCGGCGGCACGTGCCGAACACCATCGCGGCGTGTCGGCGGACGAGAGCGGCGAACGCGCCCTCGTCGCGGTGCGCGAGGTAGCGCGAAAGGAGTTCGCCGTCCGAGGCGGCGTCGGGCACCAGCCGAACCGCCACGCGACGGATCCCGTTCGCCAAGGTGTCGGACATGTCGGCCTCCGGGGCTGTCTGAAGTGATGTTCCCCGGCGCGGCCGGTTTCGTCGATGGAAAATCGGAGTTGTTTACAGTCGCCGGGTCACCCCAGGCGCGCGGGGGACCGGCCGCCCCGGCGGTTCCGAGGAGCGCCAAAGGAGCGGTGGCCTGGAGTGGCCCCGTGCGTTAACGTCTCGACTTCTTCGTACCGCGGCGTGAGGTGCCCGATGTCTTCCCCAGTAGCAGCGAATAGAACGGGTGGCCTATAGAGCCCGCAAGGAGCGGGGCCGGTCCGGGACCGTAGTCATCACGCTCCGCGTGACGTATCCAACCGGACGCGGTTCGGACGAGAGCGACAACCGTCTGATCGCAGCGGTCACCACGCGGAGCATGACGACTACGATGGACGCACTCCCGACACCCGCCCGGTCCGCCGCTGCCGTCAGGCCACGACCACGCTCGCGGTCGCGGGGTCGACGATTTCGATCGGCGGCACCGCCGGACCCGCGCCGAGCGCGACCACTTGCGTGAAGAGCACCCGCAGCGCGGCCCGCACGTCCGCCGTCAGGCGCTGGGCGTCGTCGGTCGCGAACATCTGGACGAACCGCTCGGTGCACCCGCGGCCGAAGCGGCTCACCCGGTCGAGTGCCGCGTCGGGGTTCATCCGGGCGTGGAGCAGGCTCGCGGAGACCGCGTGGCAGACGGCCCGCATCCCGCCCGCGCCCAGGTCGCGGCGCACCACGTTCAGCCCGACGGGCAGCGGCAGCGCGTTGCGCCAGCACCACTCGGCGCCGAGGTCGATCACCTTGCGGAGCCCCAGGCGGGGGTAGTCGAGCAGCTCCTCGTGGATCAGCACCCCGGCGTCGAGCGCGCCCGCGGCCACCGCAGCCGCGATCGCGTCGAACGGCACCTCGACCGGGACCGCACCGGGGCAGAGCGTGCGGAGCAGGAACCAACCGGTCGTGAGGACACCGGGCACGCCGACGCGGCGCCCGGCGAGGGCGCTCAGCGTGCGGGGCTCGCGGCTCACCAGGACCGGCCCGGCGTCGCGGCCGACGACCGTTCCGGCGCCGAGGATCGCGTACCGCGCGGCGACGGCGGGGTAGGCCGCGGACGAGATCGCGGTGACCGCGTGGGTCCCGGTCACGGCGTCCCGGTTGAGGGCCGGCAGCGGTTCGCAGTGGAACCGGAGCCGGTAGCCGGGGACGGACACGAGCCCGTGCTCCAGCGCGTCGTAACAGAACGCGCTGGCGCTGCACGGCGGGTGGGCGATGGTCAGTGGGTGCGTGCGGCGCATGGGTGCCTCCGGGGTCGGTGCGGCCAGTGGGGAAGTGTGCCGGTCGGGACGCGCGGCCCGGCCCTTCGACCGCCGGCGCACCGGACGGCCCGCGGACCGGATCGATCTCGTCCGCCTAATACATGAACCCGGCGAGTCTGTCCGGTTTTTCGGCTCGTGGCACGGGCCTTCGAGCCTGTGTGCCTTGAAGCACAGGCTCGAAGGCCTGTGCCACGAAAACAGACACTCTCAGCGGGTTCGTGTATCAGCCCACGCCGACGGCGTCGTGCCGCTCCTCCGCCGCCCGGGTGACGGCGTAGGGGAACTCGCGCACGAACTGCCCGAACAGCGCGGCCAGCTCCAGCCCCTGGTCCACGTTGCCGGAGATCTCGACCCGCCGGCCGAAGAACGCGGCCTGGGGCGACTCCCGGCCCGACACGATCGCGGCCAGCGTCGGCACGCTCATTCGGTACTCGACGTCGCACCGCGCGGCCGAATCGCGGGCCACCTCGAGGACGCGCCCGCCGCCGAGCCGACACGCCCACCGCCCGCCGCCGGCCCCGCGGATGTCGAACCCCAGGGTGGCCGCGACGGGGACGCGGGCCAGGGACGACCCGCGCGCGCGGCCGGGAAGTAGCGCTCGATGTAGTCGCCGCAATCGAGCGACCCCGGAGCGGGGCCCTGCCGCGGGCGCGGCCCCAGCCGTCCCGCACCGCGAACCGGATCAGCCGCCCCAGGCACTCGCGGTCCACCCGCGGGGCCGGGAGGTCCGGCAGC from the Frigoriglobus tundricola genome contains:
- the nusB gene encoding transcription antitermination factor NusB codes for the protein MARRSRAREVTLQLLFQWDQNPNTVPRRAVQAFARERLHGDPEMTAYCLALLDGVSKNKDRIDPVLTQSATNWRLTRMMPVDRNVLRLGTYELLFDPSPQPLEVVINEAIELARRFGSEDSPAFVNGILDRVAKVRTEPPAAPAPKAESRPSSEPVS
- a CDS encoding XRE family transcriptional regulator, which codes for MNGTIGFQGERLREAREARGLTAAQFAEDMDLTKQMVSFYERGKNTPAPETFRAICELLRFPEQFFLRPPTVPPTAAVFYRSLKSATKRMRERAERMYGWFRQLTTLVSRFVELPALNLPGLSLPSDPGQITNEMVDEAATRVRRHWGLGDGVISNVVLLLENHGIIATRYMFGAEKLDAFSNWDETSGRPYVVLGADKASQVRSRFDAAHELAHVIFHRAVPKDLLRLKSAFNRIEEQAHRFARAFLLPVATFGDEYVSPSIDALLELKQKWRVSLGVLIARSAELGMLTESQTRRMWITLNQRGWRKREPFDDDWKPESPVLVRRSVELLADSKVLSSTALSKALALRLEDIEAIVGMAVGTLRDDSAEPIGEPQPHLLLPKDG
- a CDS encoding SWIM zinc finger family protein yields the protein MDLRELKALELAARAKIAFDGSAWVVPSQSANGVYRVTIGSEPSCECDDFQLRKQACKHVIAARLVQARDGGGKGPEIVVDEVPKKKTYKQNWPVYDLAQRTEKDRFQELLFDLCRGIQEPERKKGAAGRPSTPLSDQVFASAFKVFSTMSLRRFNADLRDAHGKGYLTIQMNPLTVGRYLENAALTPILENLIVQSALPLKAIETVFAPDSTGFSTSRFVRWFDEKYGTERSGHDSSVVPRRVSRSRKIASPLSNRRRSVLRLWPS
- a CDS encoding WD40 repeat domain-containing protein codes for the protein MWDAETGKEQERLVDGEKNDSRRIDQIQLSPDASLLYLVTGERLFINKCSVAKENRIFLGLGCGVKWFGVNPAGITYLGTNDAGTALMMVKDPFDEDARDKLLRTSHTHSGPIDLLAGVGDSAVVTVAGGVLRRWKADSDEPVWEQKLDEKAQPAHLSVGAGGTIVAVADKGGGVHLFSAETGKAAGTLSGHTGPVRAVAFNPNGKQVVTGGEDKTARVWDAKSGKELAQLEGHTKAVTGVGFSPGGDMIVTGCADKTARIWAFTK
- a CDS encoding RNA polymerase sigma factor, which encodes MSDTLANGIRRVAVRLVPDAASDGELLSRYLAHRDEGAFAALVRRHAAMVFGTCRRVLGSAADADDAFQAAFLVLVRKGHALTDRACVGNFLYGVAFHTALKAKAMAVKRRSKEEGARPPDVEPERSELLAALDEELARLSEKYRGPVVLCELEGRSRRDVAAALGVPEGTLSSRLAAAHRLLAKRLRSRGFAGPPVATLLAAQSAAASAVPADAVVRAVLGPTPGVSQLALEVTKMLLVHKIGFGAGALVVLLAGLAAASPARLAAEAKPMAAPGPGFGAAPEPARAPERRTSYGRRDGATGARHRRRASGARRRGGTGRGQGPQTGQRVVNETHAHR
- a CDS encoding MqnA/MqnD/SBP family protein, whose translation is MRRTHPLTIAHPPCSASAFCYDALEHGLVSVPGYRLRFHCEPLPALNRDAVTGTHAVTAISSAAYPAVAARYAILGAGTVVGRDAGPVLVSREPRTLSALAGRRVGVPGVLTTGWFLLRTLCPGAVPVEVPFDAIAAAVAAGALDAGVLIHEELLDYPRLGLRKVIDLGAEWCWRNALPLPVGLNVVRRDLGAGGMRAVCHAVSASLLHARMNPDAALDRVSRFGRGCTERFVQMFATDDAQRLTADVRAALRVLFTQVVALGAGPAVPPIEIVDPATASVVVA
- a CDS encoding SCP2 sterol-binding domain-containing protein, with product MRRLHRALLPGRARGSSLARVPVAATLGFDIRGAGGGRWACRLGGGRVLEVARDSAARCDVEYRMSVPTLAAIVSGRESPQAAFFGRRVEISGNVDQGLELAALFGQFVREFPYAVTRAAEERHDAVGVG